In Mustelus asterias chromosome 16, sMusAst1.hap1.1, whole genome shotgun sequence, one DNA window encodes the following:
- the LOC144505286 gene encoding uncharacterized protein LOC144505286 encodes MEKPWKCWDCGKGFRSPSWLKIHRHVHTGEKPFTCSVCGKGFAQSFNLVSHQQVHSEDRPFKCSVCEKSFKSNVGLIQHQQVHSEERPFQCSVCREGFKSSGGLTQHQQVHTEERPFKCSVCRQCFKNSGGLIQHQQVHSEERPFKCILCGKCFKRNEGLVQHQQVHNEERPFSCSQCEKCFKSSEGLIQHQQVHSEERPFKCSLCGNCFKSNEGLIQHQQVHSEERPFKCSLCAKCFKSCEGLIQHQQVHNEERPFSCSQCEKKFRQLSHLTDHLRFHTGERPFTCPVCGKGFTCASHLTEHERVHTGERPFTCSMCGKGFTCASHLTEHKRVHTGERPFTCPVCGRGFTCAFHLTEHLRVHTGERPFICSMCGNGFTCASHLTEHLRVHSGEIIHMLSVWQEVQAVFHPH; translated from the coding sequence atggagaaaccatggaaatgttgggactgtgggaagggattcagatccccATCCTGGCTGAAAATTCATCGAcatgttcatactggggagaaaccattcacctgctctgtgtgtggtaaAGGATTTGCTCAGTCATTTAACCTAGTgtcacatcagcaagttcacagcgaggacagaccttttaaatgttctgtTTGTGAGAAAAGCTTTAAGAGCAATGTGGGTTTAAttcaacaccagcaagttcacagtgaggagagaccttttCAATGCTCTGTCTGTAGGGAGGGTTTTAAGAGTTCTGGGGGTTTAACtcaacaccaacaagttcacactgaggagagacctttcaaatgttctgTCTGTAGACAGTGTTTTAAGAATTCTGGGGGTTTAAttcaacaccaacaagttcactctgaggagagaccttttaaatgcattCTCTGTGGGAAGTGTTTTAAGCGCAATGAGGGTTTAGTccaacaccaacaagttcacaatgAAGAGAGACCATTCAGTTGCTCTCAGTGTGAAAAGTGTTTTAAGAGCAGTGAGGGTTTAATTCAACATCAACAAGTGCActctgaggagagaccttttaaatgctctctcTGTGGGAACTGTTTTAAGAGCAACGAGGGCTTAATTCAACATCAACAAGTCCActctgaggagagaccttttaaatgctctctcTGTGCAAAGTGTTTTAAGAGCTGTGAGGGTTTAAttcaacaccaacaagttcacaatgaagagagaccattcagttgctctcagtgtgagaagaagTTCAGGCAATTATCTCATCTCACTGATCATCTACgttttcacactggggagaggcccttcacttgccctgtgtgtgggaagggattcacttgtgctTCCCACCTCACAGAACacgagcgtgttcacactggggagaggcctttcacttgctccatgtgtgggaagggattcacttgtgcttcccacctcactgaacacaagcgtgttcacactggggagaggcctttcacttgCCCTgtatgtgggaggggattcacttgTGCATTCCACCTCACTGAACATctacgtgttcacactggggagagacccttcattTGTTCCatgtgtgggaatggattcacttGTGCTTCGCACCTCACTGAACATCTAcgtgttcacagtggggagatcATTCATATGCTGTCAGTGTGGCAAGAGGTTCAAGCAGTATTCCACCCTCACTGA